In Aspergillus fumigatus Af293 chromosome 6, whole genome shotgun sequence, the genomic window CTGCTGCTCCAGCCCCGGCTGCTGAGCCGACACCTGCTCAACCAACTGCTGAAAAGCCCGCTGAGACCGCGGAGCCGCCTAAGAGTGGGTAACTGAATGTCGGGAAATTCAGAAATATGCTGACCAAAATAGCCGAGGAAGCCAAGTAATCGTTCCCTTGCTCCAGAAATCGTTGTGGACGAAATTTCCTAACAGTCCCTCCTAATTCGATCATTACTCTGCTCCTTCACGTTTCCACAGTAGCGAGCAGTTGCCGCATAATACCCAAATGTTCCTTCTGTTGAGTTGATCGTCTTTTtatcgtcgtcgttgtcgttgcCGTGTTTGCGTCGCATAATATACCCCTCGTTTTTTTTATATCTTTCCCAGTCAGGAATTAGAGCAATATAGCTTGCTTGATGATCAGTGTCGTCTGAGTGCTCTCATTAATGTAATGATGGTAGACCATCACAGTTCGGTGAATTGAAGGTTAATCATAGGGTATCACAAATGTGCGGCAGTCCGTTAACAGTATTTTCAATTGCTCACATCAGAAGAATTTTTCATCTCCACTTCGGCGACATCTTGACTTGGTCCcgatgcagctgcagctgcagctgcagctttcAATTCTCGTGCCTTTTGTCTCCGTTTGATTTTCCTCTCCCGGTTCTTGCGATTTCGCTTCTCGGCCTCCCtctgcttctcttcctctgccgCCTTTTTTCGCTTCCGCAACTGGATACGTCGCTTCTTGCCGGGCTTCTTTCGAGACTTTGGGTCTCTTGTCGGAGGGTTCGTAATGCAAATAGTCGCGACCGCAGTTGGATCGGCAGATGCAGGAGGTAGCTTGGTATGTTGCCGCTTGAGGTGTATAACCCGCCATGGTAGATAGCACCCGGGCTGCGAGAAACAAAAATAAGCAAACAATATCAAACCCAAGTGAGACGAGGGAAAGGCCAACACATACCCAGGACACTTCCGACCACCTCAGCATCTGCTGCCCGGTCACAGCGACTTCCTCGAATTGTTTCCTTCTGTTGGTCGAAGCCGAAGCTGGATCCTGCTTCGCGCCGGAATCAGAAAGCAACTCCGGGGTCGTAAAGTAATACTGCCACCCTCGGAAGGGATTGAGAAATCGCCCCTCCCCATCCACTGCTCCAGGTGTCGGCGAGCGTAACCGAATTCTCAATTTTTGAGTACCCCTGCTTACTGCTGTCTCTCCGCCTTCCGTTGCAGgcgccttctcatccttggtTGTAGATTTTGGGGCAGCAGGTGCACTAAATAAACGGAACTCGAAttcctgctcctcatcttcttgtTGGTGGCCGTCTTCCTTCAATGCGGGTGTCGGGGCGGTGGATTCTGCAGGCGCTATTAATgcatcaaggttgaggaGCGCCCCCAACCGTTGATGGGCGTCTTGGAACGAGGAGTCCGGCTGTGGT contains:
- a CDS encoding DUF2011 domain-containing protein encodes the protein MLDLPDAKRVRRDEILSRDSTSRSPSPQPDSSFQDAHQRLGALLNLDALIAPAESTAPTPALKEDGHQQEDEEQEFEFRLFSAPAAPKSTTKDEKAPATEGGETAVSRGTQKLRIRLRSPTPGAVDGEGRFLNPFRGWQYYFTTPELLSDSGAKQDPASASTNRRKQFEEVAVTGQQMLRWSEVSWPGCYLPWRVIHLKRQHTKLPPASADPTAVATICITNPPTRDPKSRKKPGKKRRIQLRKRKKAAEEEKQREAEKRNRKNRERKIKRRQKARELKAAAAAAAASGPSQDVAEVEMKNSSDVSN